From the genome of Flammeovirgaceae bacterium:
TTGCCTTTGGTAGAACAAAAGAAGCGCCAGCCTCCATTTTTATCAACCAAATGGCCACATCATTTGCCTTTTCGTTTGCCCAGGAACCCGGGGCCGGCCCTGGGGCACTGGCGCCATTGAACTGGCCGGCAACTATTTTTATGGATGTTGCCTTTCCGTTTTTGTCCCTTTGGTTTTGAATGGGTATGTCCTCGTTCCAAAGCATGGCAAAGTGGGGCTCCACGAACTTGCTTCGCTTGGGCAGGTTGAGCCAGATTTGAAAGAGCTCCAATGGGTTGTCGTTCGTCCTGTCAAGCAAGGGGAACATCTCTGCATGCTGCACGCCCCTTCCCGCTGTCATCCATTGTACGTCACCATTTCCAAACCGGCCTGCTGCACCCAGCGAGTCTGAATGGTCTACCATCCCTTTGGTGACTATCGTTACCGTTTCGAACCCGCGGTGAGGATGGGCCGGAAAACCCGGCACCGTATTCCCATGGTACATCCGCCACCCGTCCTTAATGGTAAAATCATTGCCCAGGTTCCTGCCGGTGAGGGGGGCATCGGGGCCCATGGCGTCATTGCCTTTAGGGTAAAAGTCGGCATGGTGCACACAGAATAAAAAAGGGTCGCTGGTTTCCCATGGAAAACCAAGGGGTTTAATGTCAATAATGGATTGGGCCATGAATAATGGTTTTTTTGTGGGACCCGTGGTTGTACAACAGGGATGGCCGCAAATATGTTCATGGGGGCCAACGACATAAAACAGCCCCGGATGGCAAATTCCCGAATATGGGGTGATGCCTATTTGAACAAAGAAGGCCAATTTTGGCTATGCGGAAGGCGTGAAAGCGAAGTTGCAATAAGGTATTAATGCC
Proteins encoded in this window:
- a CDS encoding pirin family protein — its product is MAQSIIDIKPLGFPWETSDPFLFCVHHADFYPKGNDAMGPDAPLTGRNLGNDFTIKDGWRMYHGNTVPGFPAHPHRGFETVTIVTKGMVDHSDSLGAAGRFGNGDVQWMTAGRGVQHAEMFPLLDRTNDNPLELFQIWLNLPKRSKFVEPHFAMLWNEDIPIQNQRDKNGKATSIKIVAGQFNGASAPGPAPGSWANEKANDVAIWLIKMEAGASFVLPKANSGTNRALYLYEGESINLEGEDIANYHAVWLWPGNGLTITNAGKPASILLLQGRPIGEPVVQYGPFVMNTQPEVQEAMREYQQTEFGGWPWERPDQVHPRERGRFAKYADGVVEERG